From Methylobacterium radiodurans, a single genomic window includes:
- the hslV gene encoding ATP-dependent protease subunit HslV, giving the protein MHATTILMVRKGGRVVIGGDGQVSLGQTIVKGNARKVRRLAKGQVIGGFAGATADAFTLFERLEAKLEQYPGQLTRACVELTKDWRTDRYLRRLEAMMLVADKEVSLLLSGAGDVLEPETGVMAIGSGGNYALAAARALEDGEHDAETIVRKAMKIAADICVYTNGSLVIESLDAAAAT; this is encoded by the coding sequence ATGCACGCGACGACGATCCTGATGGTGCGCAAGGGCGGCCGCGTCGTCATCGGCGGCGACGGACAGGTCAGCCTCGGCCAGACCATCGTCAAGGGCAACGCCCGCAAGGTCCGGCGCCTCGCCAAGGGGCAGGTGATCGGCGGCTTCGCGGGCGCCACCGCCGACGCCTTCACCCTGTTCGAGCGGCTGGAGGCCAAGCTGGAGCAGTATCCCGGCCAGCTCACCCGCGCCTGCGTCGAGCTGACCAAGGACTGGCGCACCGACCGCTACCTGCGCCGCCTGGAGGCGATGATGCTGGTGGCCGACAAGGAGGTGAGCCTGCTCCTCTCCGGCGCAGGAGACGTGCTGGAGCCCGAGACCGGCGTGATGGCGATCGGCTCCGGCGGCAACTACGCGCTCGCCGCCGCGCGGGCCCTGGAGGACGGGGAGCACGATGCGGAGACTATTGTCCGCAAGGCGATGAAGATCGCCGCCGATATCTGCGTCTATACGAACGGCTCGCTCGTCATCGAGAGCCTGGACGCCGCCGCTGCAACATAG